The Lysobacter sp. HDW10 genome window below encodes:
- a CDS encoding AAA family ATPase: MARIIAVANQKGGVGKTTTSVNLAAALAETAQRVLLVDLDAQGNATMGSGIDKREFEAGTCDVLLEEVNVSEGIVRSPEGYDLMPANTDLTAAEIALMDESGREQRLKRALDPLRDQYDFIIVDCPPSLSLLTLNALTAADGVLVPMQCEYYALEGITSLVETINALKGRLNPALTIDGILRTMYDVRNNLATSVSAELQTHFGDALLQTVVPRNVRLAEAPSHGQSIIKYDRASRGAVAYLGLAGELVRRQRERAETE; this comes from the coding sequence ATGGCGCGGATCATCGCAGTAGCAAATCAGAAGGGCGGTGTCGGCAAGACGACGACGTCCGTCAACCTTGCGGCTGCCCTCGCAGAAACTGCGCAACGCGTGCTGTTGGTCGATCTTGATGCACAAGGCAACGCGACCATGGGCAGCGGCATTGATAAGCGTGAATTCGAGGCCGGCACCTGCGACGTTTTGCTTGAAGAAGTGAATGTCTCCGAAGGCATCGTGCGCTCGCCGGAAGGCTACGACCTGATGCCGGCAAATACTGATCTCACCGCGGCGGAAATTGCGTTGATGGATGAGTCCGGTCGTGAGCAACGCTTAAAGCGCGCGCTTGACCCACTGCGTGATCAATACGATTTCATCATTGTCGACTGCCCGCCGTCGCTGTCGTTGCTGACATTGAATGCGTTGACCGCTGCCGACGGCGTGCTGGTGCCCATGCAGTGCGAGTACTACGCGCTGGAAGGCATTACGTCTTTGGTTGAAACCATCAATGCGTTGAAGGGCAGGTTGAATCCGGCACTCACCATCGACGGCATCTTGCGCACGATGTATGACGTTCGCAACAACTTAGCCACCTCGGTGTCAGCGGAATTGCAGACCCACTTCGGCGATGCATTGCTGCAAACCGTCGTACCGCGCAATGTCCGTTTGGCCGAAGCGCCGAGCCACGGCCAAAGCATCATCAAGTACGACCGCGCGTCTCGAGGCGCCGTTGCCTACCTCGGTCTCGCCGGGGAATTGGTCCGTCGTCAACGCGAACGCGCTGAAACAGAGTAA
- a CDS encoding ParB/RepB/Spo0J family partition protein, which yields MSTPTKKKGLGRGLTALLGNDVVIPKADTPQPGDALSVLPIEQLQAGKYQPRKQFPEAQLDELADSIKAQGIIQPIVVRAIAKGSYEIVAGERRWRASQRAGLTEVPVVIRKLDDRSVVAMALIENIQREDLNPLEEANALQQLISEFGLTHAEAAQAVGKSRTTVTNLLRLLELPVAIRELINSRQLEMGHARALLTLAPELAAKLAGEAAKEGWSVREVERRAQAFSAGKVPTTANARKPAISNDADVAALERELGDTVGARVQIQQGKKGTGKLVIHYGSHDALDGLLERLRK from the coding sequence ATGAGTACGCCCACGAAGAAAAAAGGCCTCGGCCGTGGATTAACCGCCCTGCTCGGCAATGACGTCGTCATTCCGAAGGCGGATACGCCGCAGCCGGGCGACGCGCTCTCGGTCTTGCCGATTGAACAACTCCAAGCGGGCAAGTACCAACCGCGCAAGCAGTTCCCCGAAGCACAGCTCGACGAACTTGCGGATTCGATCAAAGCTCAAGGCATCATCCAACCCATCGTGGTGCGCGCGATTGCGAAAGGCAGCTACGAAATCGTGGCCGGCGAGCGTCGTTGGCGCGCTTCGCAACGTGCAGGCCTCACTGAAGTGCCGGTGGTGATCCGCAAGCTGGATGACCGCAGCGTTGTTGCGATGGCCTTGATTGAAAACATTCAACGCGAAGACCTCAATCCTTTGGAAGAGGCCAACGCGCTACAACAGTTGATTTCTGAATTCGGTTTAACGCATGCAGAAGCCGCACAAGCGGTGGGCAAATCGCGTACGACGGTGACCAACTTGTTGCGTCTGCTCGAATTGCCCGTCGCGATTCGCGAACTGATTAACAGCCGTCAGTTGGAAATGGGCCATGCACGCGCCCTTCTCACATTGGCCCCTGAACTTGCTGCAAAGCTTGCAGGTGAAGCCGCGAAAGAAGGCTGGTCGGTGCGTGAAGTTGAACGTCGTGCGCAAGCGTTCTCCGCAGGCAAAGTGCCGACCACCGCCAACGCACGCAAACCTGCCATCAGCAACGATGCTGACGTTGCTGCGCTGGAACGCGAACTCGGTGACACCGTCGGTGCGCGCGTGCAGATTCAACAAGGCAAGAAGGGCACGGGCAAGCTTGTGATCCATTACGGCAGTCACGACGCGCTCGATGGCTTGCTGGAACGCCTCCGTAAATGA
- the acs gene encoding acetate--CoA ligase encodes MSDLKTHYEVAETFASGANVSSQQREVNYRRSVQDPDAFWGEVAKDFEWMRAPTRIKNTSFDLEDFRIRWFEDGEMNISVNCLDRHLAKHGDKVAIIFESDDPAAPSRQLTFRELHAEVCKLGNAMRNLGVGKGDRVSIYLPMIPEAAVAMLACARIGAVHSVIFGGFSANSIADRVADCGSKLIITANEGARAGKYTPLKKNVDDALSLPGTTTVQTVLVVRHGPSTVDMQMPRDRWYDAVMEGQSTTCEPEVMNAEDPLFILYTSGSTGKPKGVLHTTAGYLIYAAYSFKTVFDLKDNDIFWCTADVGWITGHSYVVYGPLANASTVLMFEGVPSWPNASRFWEVIDKHKVTIFYTAPTAIRALMREGDAPVKCTSRQSLRLLGSVGEPINPEAWRWYYDVVGEGRCPIVDTWWQTETGGILISPIAGATLMKPGSATLPLPGVQPALVDAAGNILQGEAEGNLVMMDAWPGMMRTVYGDHPRFLETYFKAYPGMYFTSDGCRRDADGYYWITGRVDDVINVSGHRLGTAELESAIVLHPSVSEAAVVGYPHDLKGQGVYAYVTLNDGIAASDALAKEIIALVRKEIGPIALLDQLQWADALPKTRSGKIMRRILRKIAENATDQLGDISTLADPAVVDALVANRKN; translated from the coding sequence ATGTCTGATTTGAAAACCCACTACGAAGTTGCCGAGACGTTTGCAAGTGGCGCAAATGTGTCGAGCCAGCAGAGGGAAGTCAATTACCGCCGTTCAGTACAAGATCCGGATGCGTTCTGGGGCGAGGTGGCCAAAGACTTCGAATGGATGCGCGCGCCGACGCGCATTAAGAACACCAGTTTCGATCTTGAAGATTTTCGAATCCGTTGGTTCGAAGACGGTGAGATGAATATCAGCGTGAACTGTTTGGATCGTCATTTAGCCAAGCACGGGGACAAAGTCGCAATCATTTTCGAATCAGATGATCCGGCGGCACCCTCGCGTCAATTGACCTTCCGTGAGTTGCATGCCGAAGTCTGCAAGCTTGGCAATGCGATGCGTAACTTGGGTGTGGGTAAGGGGGATCGGGTTAGCATCTATTTGCCGATGATCCCAGAGGCCGCCGTAGCGATGCTTGCGTGCGCGCGCATTGGTGCTGTGCACTCAGTGATCTTTGGGGGCTTCTCCGCGAACTCAATTGCAGATCGTGTGGCCGATTGCGGTAGCAAACTGATCATCACGGCAAACGAAGGCGCACGCGCTGGCAAGTACACGCCGCTCAAAAAGAACGTCGACGATGCCTTGAGTTTGCCGGGCACCACGACCGTGCAAACGGTGCTTGTTGTGCGGCATGGCCCGTCGACGGTCGACATGCAAATGCCGCGGGATCGATGGTATGACGCAGTGATGGAAGGTCAGTCGACCACCTGCGAACCCGAAGTGATGAACGCGGAAGATCCGCTCTTCATTCTCTATACCTCGGGCAGTACCGGTAAGCCCAAAGGTGTGTTGCACACCACGGCGGGGTATTTGATTTACGCGGCGTATTCGTTCAAGACCGTGTTTGATCTGAAAGACAACGACATCTTCTGGTGCACGGCTGACGTGGGTTGGATCACCGGTCACTCGTACGTGGTTTACGGCCCCTTGGCAAACGCTTCAACGGTGTTGATGTTTGAGGGCGTGCCGAGTTGGCCGAATGCCTCACGCTTTTGGGAAGTGATCGACAAGCACAAGGTCACCATTTTCTACACGGCGCCGACCGCGATTCGTGCGTTGATGCGCGAAGGCGATGCGCCGGTGAAATGCACTTCCAGACAGTCGTTGCGCTTGTTGGGCAGTGTGGGTGAGCCGATCAATCCGGAAGCATGGCGTTGGTACTACGACGTGGTGGGCGAAGGCCGTTGCCCGATCGTTGACACGTGGTGGCAAACCGAAACCGGCGGTATTTTGATTTCGCCGATTGCGGGCGCCACCTTGATGAAGCCGGGTTCTGCGACTTTGCCGTTGCCGGGTGTGCAGCCTGCATTGGTGGATGCGGCAGGCAATATTTTGCAAGGTGAGGCTGAAGGCAACCTCGTGATGATGGATGCGTGGCCCGGCATGATGCGCACCGTGTATGGCGACCATCCCCGCTTTTTGGAGACGTACTTCAAAGCCTATCCCGGCATGTATTTCACCAGCGACGGCTGTCGTCGCGACGCGGATGGGTATTACTGGATCACCGGTCGTGTCGATGACGTGATCAATGTCAGTGGCCACCGCTTGGGCACGGCTGAACTTGAAAGCGCCATCGTTTTGCATCCGTCGGTGAGCGAAGCGGCAGTGGTTGGCTATCCGCACGATCTGAAAGGCCAAGGCGTCTATGCCTACGTCACCTTGAACGATGGCATTGCGGCGAGCGACGCACTCGCAAAAGAAATCATTGCGCTCGTGCGCAAAGAGATCGGCCCCATCGCGTTGTTGGATCAACTGCAATGGGCAGACGCCCTGCCGAAGACCCGCAGCGGAAAAATCATGCGCCGCATCCTCCGCAAGATCGCCGAAAACGCCACCGATCAACTCGGCGACATCAGCACCCTAGCCGACCCCGCCGTCGTCGATGCCCTAGTAGCCAACCGCAAAAATTAA
- the rpmB gene encoding 50S ribosomal protein L28 produces the protein MSRVCQVTGKRTVTGNNVSHAMNKTRRRFLPNLHERRFWVASENRWIKLRLSTKALRTIDKNGIDAVLAELRARGEKI, from the coding sequence ATGTCCCGCGTATGCCAAGTAACCGGCAAGCGTACCGTGACGGGTAACAACGTCTCGCACGCGATGAACAAAACTCGCCGCCGCTTTCTCCCCAACCTTCATGAACGCCGTTTCTGGGTCGCTTCTGAAAACCGTTGGATCAAGCTGCGTCTTTCCACCAAGGCCTTGCGCACCATCGACAAGAACGGCATCGACGCCGTGCTCGCCGAATTGCGTGCACGTGGCGAAAAGATCTAA
- a CDS encoding lipid-A-disaccharide synthase N-terminal domain-containing protein, giving the protein MHAPIEWLSWTGMHMSAWKVIGWVGALMFGGRWLVQFIATKRARKPVIPRMFWYMSIAGSLMTLAYFIFGKNDSVGILQNLFPSFTALYSLHADIRHRGWHRDRGEH; this is encoded by the coding sequence ATGCACGCGCCGATCGAGTGGCTGAGCTGGACCGGCATGCATATGTCGGCCTGGAAAGTCATCGGCTGGGTTGGCGCCCTCATGTTTGGCGGGCGTTGGTTGGTGCAGTTCATCGCGACCAAGCGTGCGCGCAAACCGGTGATTCCGCGCATGTTCTGGTACATGAGCATCGCTGGCAGCTTGATGACCTTGGCGTACTTCATTTTTGGTAAGAACGATTCGGTCGGCATTTTGCAGAATCTGTTTCCGTCGTTCACCGCGTTGTACAGTCTTCATGCGGATATTCGTCATCGGGGCTGGCACCGCGACCGCGGCGAGCATTGA
- a CDS encoding pitrilysin family protein → MRTASLLLNGLALSIAFACSAQAADFPTTPPAPGPAPKINIPNAVETTLDNGLRVITVNRPGLPLVTTNLMVRAGAEHDPTDKSGLTYFTGELITKGAKGRSAAQIAEAAETLGGSLDVTTGWDFSGVDMTVATPKLDAALALMSDTVLAPDYAQEELERLRTQTLNGLKQTMSRPNAVSSMVLSRLVYGGHTYGHPTTGTPQSLPRISRDDVAKQYKAMWRPDQAILLFAGDITPAQAKALASKYFGQWQAPNSLLPEAPAKPTTVDKGALWVINQTGAGQSGVSMGVQSSARKDPDYYAGTLANAILGGSYSARLNQEIRIKRGLSYGANSRLQSLAAGGSWTSGALTKNPSSMEVVDLMRTEALRLGKDAVGADEFSARKATLTGNYAMGLESTDGLSSVLGGLAVQGIDLKEANRFIDRINAVTPAQVQSYAGKYFKPGALNFVVVGDTKAFEAKIPKDAVRIDVTKLNLDSPGLGK, encoded by the coding sequence ATGAGAACCGCAAGCTTGCTATTGAATGGACTTGCGCTGTCGATTGCGTTCGCATGCTCGGCGCAGGCAGCAGATTTCCCGACCACACCGCCCGCACCCGGTCCTGCACCGAAGATCAATATTCCGAATGCAGTGGAAACGACTTTGGACAACGGTCTGCGCGTGATTACCGTGAACCGTCCGGGCCTTCCGTTGGTCACCACGAACTTGATGGTGCGTGCAGGTGCAGAACATGACCCGACAGACAAGTCAGGTCTGACGTATTTCACCGGCGAGCTCATCACCAAGGGTGCAAAGGGCCGGAGTGCTGCACAAATCGCAGAAGCGGCTGAAACCTTGGGCGGCAGTTTGGATGTCACCACGGGTTGGGATTTCAGTGGCGTCGATATGACGGTCGCAACGCCCAAGCTCGATGCTGCCTTGGCCTTGATGTCAGACACCGTGCTGGCACCCGACTACGCGCAAGAAGAATTGGAACGCTTGCGTACGCAAACCTTGAACGGGCTCAAGCAAACCATGAGCCGACCCAATGCCGTGTCGTCGATGGTGTTGTCGCGTCTCGTTTACGGCGGACACACCTACGGCCACCCGACCACAGGCACACCACAGTCGTTGCCGCGCATCAGTCGTGATGATGTTGCCAAGCAGTACAAGGCGATGTGGCGTCCGGATCAGGCCATTCTTTTGTTCGCAGGGGATATCACGCCTGCACAGGCAAAGGCTTTGGCCAGCAAGTACTTCGGCCAATGGCAGGCACCCAACAGTTTGCTGCCTGAAGCGCCGGCAAAGCCGACGACGGTCGACAAGGGTGCGTTGTGGGTCATTAACCAAACCGGTGCAGGTCAATCCGGTGTCTCGATGGGCGTGCAATCGAGCGCACGCAAAGATCCTGACTACTACGCGGGCACCTTGGCCAATGCGATTCTGGGCGGATCTTACTCCGCACGTTTGAATCAGGAAATTCGCATTAAGCGCGGTCTGTCGTATGGCGCGAATTCTCGTCTGCAATCGCTCGCTGCGGGGGGCTCATGGACGAGCGGTGCACTGACGAAGAATCCGTCTTCGATGGAAGTGGTGGACTTGATGCGCACCGAGGCTTTGCGTTTAGGTAAGGACGCTGTGGGTGCTGACGAGTTCAGCGCACGCAAAGCAACCTTGACGGGCAACTACGCGATGGGTCTTGAGTCGACCGATGGTTTGTCTTCTGTCTTGGGTGGTTTGGCCGTGCAAGGCATCGACTTGAAGGAAGCGAATCGCTTTATTGACCGCATCAATGCCGTCACGCCGGCACAGGTACAAAGCTACGCAGGCAAGTACTTCAAGCCGGGTGCATTGAACTTTGTCGTGGTGGGTGACACGAAAGCGTTTGAAGCGAAAATTCCGAAAGATGCCGTTCGCATTGACGTGACGAAGTTGAATTTGGATTCGCCGGGCTTGGGCAAATAA
- a CDS encoding NAD-dependent epimerase/dehydratase family protein has product MTDPRPVLVTGAAGFIGAYVMQALAERGIPAVGLDNFNDYYAPQLKRDRVTALCPDADIRTLDLTDKAGMAALFEEVQPTRVIHLAAQAGVRYSLENPRAYVDSNVVGFTHMLELCHQHAVEHLVYASSSSVYGDSAVTPFSEDQRIDKPRSFYAATKAANELMAYTYAQLYGMKATGLRFFTVYGPWGRPDMAPILFSRAVLAERSIDVYNNGNMRRDFTHVSDIVTGILGALQTPSTEAVPHQVFNLGNHTPVALEHFIHVIETAAGKPAHKNYKPMQPGDMLETMADTSRAHAAFGFEPATPLEQGLPPVVTWCELYYGDKA; this is encoded by the coding sequence ATGACCGATCCACGTCCCGTGCTCGTCACCGGCGCAGCGGGTTTCATCGGTGCCTATGTCATGCAAGCGTTGGCTGAGCGCGGCATTCCCGCAGTTGGCTTGGACAATTTCAACGATTACTACGCACCACAGCTCAAGCGCGATCGCGTCACAGCCTTGTGCCCGGATGCGGATATTCGCACGCTCGATCTGACCGACAAGGCCGGCATGGCTGCGTTGTTCGAAGAAGTTCAGCCCACGCGCGTGATCCATCTCGCCGCGCAAGCAGGCGTGCGCTATTCACTCGAGAATCCGCGTGCCTATGTCGACAGCAATGTCGTTGGGTTCACACATATGCTCGAACTGTGTCATCAGCATGCGGTTGAACATTTGGTCTACGCCAGTTCTTCATCGGTGTATGGCGATTCGGCTGTGACACCGTTTTCAGAAGATCAACGCATCGACAAGCCGCGTTCGTTCTATGCGGCAACCAAAGCCGCGAATGAACTGATGGCGTACACCTATGCGCAGTTGTACGGTATGAAAGCCACGGGTTTGCGCTTTTTCACGGTGTATGGCCCTTGGGGCCGTCCGGATATGGCGCCGATTCTATTCTCGCGCGCAGTCCTCGCAGAACGCAGCATTGATGTGTACAACAACGGCAATATGCGTCGCGATTTCACCCATGTGAGCGATATCGTGACGGGCATTTTGGGTGCACTGCAAACGCCTTCCACTGAAGCCGTACCGCACCAAGTGTTCAACTTGGGCAATCACACGCCGGTGGCGCTGGAGCATTTCATCCACGTGATTGAAACCGCAGCCGGCAAACCGGCCCACAAAAATTACAAACCGATGCAGCCCGGCGATATGCTGGAAACGATGGCCGACACGTCGCGCGCGCATGCGGCATTCGGATTCGAACCCGCGACCCCGCTTGAACAAGGGCTGCCGCCGGTCGTGACATGGTGCGAACTGTATTACGGAGACAAGGCATGA
- a CDS encoding glycosyltransferase family 2 protein, with translation MNEAPQLSVVVPVHNEQDNIAPLVGEIVQALRGLIPFEIVYVDDLSKDNSLQVLRDLKATTPELRVIRHIQNSGQSTAVRNGVKAARAPWIATLDGDGQNDPADIPNLLKERAKGDAQTKLFAGWRVNRQDSGSKRWASKWANKIRSNMLKDETPDTGCGIKLFERDAFLELPYFDHMHRYLPALMQRSGWKTVSVPVNHRHRTSGVSKYNNLNRALVGVRDLRGVAWLITRSRRTPVEEV, from the coding sequence ATGAACGAAGCACCGCAACTTTCGGTGGTTGTGCCGGTACACAACGAACAAGACAACATCGCGCCGCTCGTCGGCGAGATCGTGCAGGCTTTGCGCGGATTGATTCCGTTCGAAATCGTATACGTCGACGACTTGTCGAAAGACAATAGCTTGCAAGTCTTGCGTGACTTGAAAGCGACGACGCCGGAACTTCGCGTGATCCGCCATATTCAAAACAGTGGTCAGAGCACCGCAGTGCGCAACGGTGTCAAAGCCGCACGCGCACCTTGGATTGCCACCCTCGACGGTGACGGACAGAACGATCCTGCCGACATTCCAAACCTGCTGAAAGAACGCGCCAAGGGCGACGCCCAAACCAAGTTGTTTGCCGGCTGGCGCGTCAACCGCCAAGACTCCGGTTCAAAGCGCTGGGCATCCAAATGGGCGAACAAGATTCGTTCGAACATGTTGAAAGACGAGACCCCGGACACCGGTTGCGGCATCAAATTGTTCGAACGCGACGCATTCTTGGAACTGCCCTACTTCGACCACATGCACCGCTACTTGCCCGCGTTGATGCAACGTTCGGGATGGAAGACGGTGAGCGTGCCGGTCAATCACCGCCATCGCACGAGCGGTGTTTCGAAGTACAACAATTTGAATCGCGCCTTGGTCGGCGTGCGTGATTTGCGCGGCGTCGCTTGGCTCATTACCCGCAGTCGTCGTACACCGGTGGAGGAAGTCTGA
- a CDS encoding alpha/beta fold hydrolase — MSAARPNRKNYARMRVFYATDRAPARNFNTVDQDEKYTGARGPMAYGQAFVSIPRGHVPGELEAPSIFRLEFREDPTKHVVLLETTPQSKAAFLTALKARVAASKGRNLFLFVHGYNVSFADAARRTAQLSYDLSFDGAPMFFSWPSQAKLSGYTVDEANIEWSTRHIKQFIADMADQSGSPNIYLIGHSMGTRGLTRALKELIAERPDLKGRFREVILAAPDIDADVFRSDLAPALSKAGRRVTLYASSKDMALRASKKVHGYPRAGDAESGVLIVKGIDTIDASRVDDSILAHSYFVESVSVIKDIASMFRMRLSAAQRSSLRAIKTRFGQYWRIEPAAK, encoded by the coding sequence ATGAGTGCTGCACGACCCAACCGGAAAAACTACGCGCGCATGCGCGTGTTTTACGCAACGGATCGTGCCCCCGCTCGCAACTTCAACACCGTGGATCAAGACGAAAAATACACCGGTGCACGTGGCCCAATGGCATACGGCCAAGCCTTCGTCAGCATTCCTCGCGGCCATGTGCCTGGCGAACTCGAAGCGCCTTCGATTTTTCGGTTGGAGTTTCGCGAAGACCCGACGAAGCACGTCGTCTTGCTAGAGACCACGCCCCAATCAAAGGCGGCATTTTTAACCGCTTTAAAGGCACGCGTGGCCGCATCGAAAGGTCGCAATCTTTTCTTGTTTGTGCACGGTTACAACGTGTCCTTCGCCGATGCCGCGCGTCGCACCGCGCAGTTGTCGTATGACTTGTCATTCGATGGCGCCCCGATGTTCTTCAGTTGGCCGTCGCAAGCCAAGCTGTCCGGGTACACCGTGGACGAAGCCAATATCGAATGGTCCACACGACACATCAAGCAGTTCATTGCAGATATGGCAGATCAATCCGGATCGCCGAACATTTATTTGATCGGCCACAGCATGGGGACGCGCGGACTCACGCGTGCACTCAAAGAATTGATCGCCGAACGCCCTGATCTAAAAGGACGCTTCCGCGAGGTGATCTTGGCCGCGCCGGACATTGATGCCGACGTCTTCCGTTCAGACCTGGCGCCCGCGCTCTCCAAAGCGGGCCGCCGCGTCACCCTCTACGCCTCTTCCAAAGATATGGCTTTGCGTGCCTCCAAGAAGGTGCATGGCTACCCGCGCGCGGGCGATGCCGAGTCCGGCGTTCTGATCGTGAAGGGCATCGACACCATCGACGCCTCCCGCGTCGATGACAGCATTTTGGCCCACTCCTATTTCGTGGAGTCGGTTTCAGTGATCAAGGACATTGCCTCGATGTTCCGGATGCGCCTGTCGGCCGCGCAACGCTCGTCCCTGCGGGCGATCAAGACCCGATTCGGTCAGTATTGGCGCATCGAACCGGCGGCGAAGTAG
- the rpmG gene encoding 50S ribosomal protein L33 gives MASKRDKIRLISSEGTGHFYTTDKNKKNTPGKMEIKKYDPVVRKHVIYKEGKIK, from the coding sequence ATGGCATCCAAGCGCGATAAGATCCGCCTGATTTCTTCTGAAGGCACCGGTCATTTCTACACGACCGACAAGAACAAGAAGAACACCCCGGGCAAGATGGAAATCAAGAAGTACGACCCGGTCGTGCGTAAGCACGTCATCTACAAGGAAGGCAAGATCAAGTAA
- a CDS encoding M13-type metalloendopeptidase, which yields MPYLQRGALAIAVACALTACPQTPPPAAQAPTPATEAAPAKVTAGIDTAGMDTSVAPGDDFDAYANGGWAKTAQIPDDRSSTGMFLKVFEKAEQRTKELVQGLAASKPAPGTDARRIADYYAAYMDEAGIEQRGIAPLQPTLDSIAALKDKTDLARALGETIRADVDPLNATNYHTEHLFGIFVSQGLSDPAHNTAYLLQGGLGMPDRDYYVSKDPAMTEIRAKYKTYIAALLTQAKIPDADKKAAAIYALEEKIARAHAPIAETDDVHKANNPWPVAEFAKKAPGLDWATFLKAAGLDGQATITAWQPKAVSGLSALTASESLDAWKDWMTFHAINENAGLLPKAFDDLSFGFYGTTLNGTPKQRERMKRGLARVNNDLGDAVGKVYVEKYFPASSRAQVQQLVSNLLAVFPERIDKLDWMSAETKAKAKAKVATIKVGVGYPDTWRDYSALEIKADDPLGNHQRAELAETKHQLAKLNAAPDKGEWWMTPQTVNAVNLPLQNALNFPAAILEAPFFDPNADAAANYGSIGAVIGHEISHSFDNMGAEFDADGKLQNWWTKADSDHFKASSKKLIAQYNAYEALPGLFLKGEQELGENIADLAGLAVAYDAYQKSLNGKPAPVINGMTGDQRFFLAFAQSWRGKTRDAALRAQILGDVHAPGNFRVRTVRNIDGWYTAFDVKEGQKLYLKPEARVRIW from the coding sequence CTGCCATACCTTCAACGCGGTGCGCTGGCGATCGCCGTCGCTTGCGCCCTGACCGCATGTCCGCAAACACCGCCACCTGCCGCGCAAGCGCCTACCCCTGCGACGGAAGCAGCGCCCGCGAAAGTGACAGCCGGTATTGATACGGCCGGCATGGATACGTCAGTCGCACCTGGCGATGATTTCGACGCCTATGCGAATGGGGGCTGGGCGAAAACCGCACAAATCCCGGACGACCGTTCCAGCACCGGGATGTTCCTGAAGGTGTTTGAGAAAGCTGAACAGCGCACCAAGGAACTCGTGCAAGGCCTCGCGGCGTCAAAACCGGCGCCCGGCACCGACGCACGCCGAATCGCCGACTACTACGCCGCTTATATGGATGAAGCGGGTATTGAACAACGCGGCATCGCACCCTTGCAGCCCACGTTGGACAGCATTGCAGCGTTGAAAGACAAAACCGATCTCGCACGCGCACTGGGTGAAACCATTCGCGCCGACGTCGATCCGCTGAATGCGACCAACTATCACACCGAACATCTATTCGGCATTTTCGTTAGCCAAGGCTTGTCGGATCCGGCACACAACACCGCGTATTTGCTGCAAGGCGGCCTCGGCATGCCGGATCGCGACTACTACGTGTCCAAAGATCCGGCGATGACCGAGATCCGCGCCAAGTACAAAACCTATATTGCTGCTTTGTTGACCCAAGCGAAGATTCCGGACGCAGACAAGAAAGCCGCAGCGATCTATGCGCTTGAAGAAAAAATTGCGCGCGCGCATGCACCGATTGCTGAAACCGATGACGTGCATAAGGCCAATAACCCGTGGCCGGTGGCTGAATTTGCAAAGAAAGCACCGGGTCTGGATTGGGCAACGTTCTTGAAAGCCGCCGGTCTTGATGGACAAGCCACGATCACTGCATGGCAACCGAAAGCGGTCTCAGGCTTGTCGGCACTCACCGCCAGCGAATCCTTGGATGCGTGGAAAGATTGGATGACCTTCCATGCCATCAATGAAAACGCAGGTCTGTTGCCGAAAGCATTTGATGATTTGTCGTTCGGCTTCTATGGCACCACCTTGAACGGCACGCCCAAGCAACGCGAACGCATGAAGCGTGGCCTTGCGCGCGTGAACAACGACCTCGGCGATGCCGTGGGTAAGGTGTATGTCGAGAAGTATTTCCCGGCCTCGTCGCGCGCCCAAGTCCAACAACTGGTGTCCAACCTTTTGGCCGTGTTCCCGGAACGCATCGACAAATTGGATTGGATGAGTGCCGAAACCAAGGCCAAAGCCAAGGCTAAAGTCGCCACCATCAAAGTCGGCGTCGGTTACCCGGACACTTGGCGCGATTACAGTGCGCTTGAAATCAAAGCGGATGATCCGCTTGGCAACCATCAACGTGCGGAACTGGCCGAAACCAAGCACCAGCTGGCCAAGTTGAATGCAGCGCCTGACAAGGGCGAATGGTGGATGACGCCGCAAACCGTCAATGCGGTGAACTTGCCGCTGCAAAATGCGCTCAACTTCCCCGCTGCGATTCTTGAAGCGCCGTTCTTCGACCCGAATGCAGATGCCGCCGCAAACTATGGCTCGATCGGTGCCGTCATCGGTCATGAAATCAGCCATAGCTTTGACAACATGGGTGCCGAGTTTGACGCGGATGGCAAGTTGCAAAACTGGTGGACCAAGGCCGATTCAGATCATTTCAAGGCCAGCTCCAAGAAGCTCATCGCGCAATACAACGCCTATGAAGCTTTGCCGGGCTTGTTCTTGAAAGGTGAGCAAGAGTTAGGTGAAAACATCGCTGACCTCGCAGGTCTGGCCGTGGCGTATGACGCCTATCAAAAGTCCTTGAACGGCAAGCCCGCACCTGTGATCAACGGCATGACCGGCGACCAACGTTTCTTCCTCGCTTTCGCACAAAGCTGGCGTGGCAAGACGCGTGACGCGGCCCTACGTGCGCAGATCCTCGGCGACGTGCACGCACCGGGCAACTTCCGCGTTCGCACGGTCCGCAACATCGATGGCTGGTACACCGCCTTTGATGTGAAGGAAGGTCAGAAGTTGTACCTGAAACCGGAAGCACGTGTCCGTATCTGGTAA